The Primulina tabacum isolate GXHZ01 chromosome 1, ASM2559414v2, whole genome shotgun sequence genome contains the following window.
CGACCCTGCTCACCTGATTCACCCGGATATCATCAACGTTATTAAATGATCAAATTGAGCAATTTAGGGTTAGTGAGTTCGGAACCACCGAACTGAGATCGAAGCTTTCGAAGTCATTTCGGGACATCTGATTCTGGCTAGGTAGCAAGACAAACTGTATGTTACAAGTACATTGACATGTAGCAGCTCGGACCTACTAAACCGAGATCAAACCTTCCAAACTCACACATACAATGAAGAGTCAAAACGAGCATGACACATCACAACAACAGCAGTTCGACTGCGGACCATAAAAACTTCATAATTTGATAAGAATTTGAAGTCAATTCTCTATATATGAGTGTTTCCTATCCATATTATCGAGGCCTAGCAAGGTGCTTACGAAGTTGCAGCAGAGCTAGGCTCAAGTTGCGGGAATTTCGACTTCAGTGGGCTATCGAAAGATGTAGGTATAGCTTCATAACCTTAGTATAGTAGCTCAACAGCCTTAGTACATCAGTGGGCTGATGACGACGTAGGCATAACTAGGTTCAAGTTTCTTAGTATTTCTAAACTAGAGTTCTGAAGTATGTAATGTATTGATCGAGATGGCTGGTATATTATACATTCTTCTTATATACACATTTACTTGATATTCTTTGCATCATTATGCCATGATATTATGTTGCATTATATTATCACGTTGGAACCAGTGTCCTTTGAGATAGAATGTAGTATGGGGTTGCTCAACCATTTTCTTTCATAGATGGATGGGCATCGAGAGTTACAGTGGCCAACGAGTCGAGCGGGCTCTGATGCACTCGGGATATTCTAGTTTCACCTCTTGAGAGTAGTGTGTTAACGACCTCTCATTTAACTGCAACACATGATGGTGCACAGACCAGACATAGCATGGTGATGATCCAATTTTGATCTCAGATATCTAATACATGTTTCATGCATTTGCATATAGGTTTGTATACTTGTGTCTTACGTATTGGAATATTATCGTTCACGCCTCGTTTTCACCTACACCCTATTCCATGACAAATGTTTCAGGTTTGGCGGACTAAGCGGCATTGGTGGTTCCAAgaataaaaatgtaatttttcctaataaatatttacagaggtttcatatttaatatatttatatataattatatatatatatatatatgtgtgtgtgtgtgtgtataaaaGGGGTGTTAATTGGGTTGGTGGAGTTGTACACTGAATAATAACTGATGTGGGTTACATGGCCATAAAAAACATATATTGTGGAAATATACAGAGGTTTAATAAGTTTTTACAAAACAAGAcctttaattattataatataaatcatagcttctctctctctctctatatataAGTGTGGCACCGCTGGCTTTTGGCATAAgataaattgaagaaaagaaaacaaaagaaaaaagcaAAATGGTAAATCCGAAGCTCCGGGCTCTTTGGAATCACCCAGCGGGCCCGAAGACGATCCACTTCTGGGCTCCGACGTTCAAGTGGGGCCTCAGCATAGCCAACGTATCCGACTTCTCCAAGCCGCCGGAGATGTTGTCGTATCCGCAGCAGGCGGCGATCGCCATCTCCGGCATCATCTGGTCTCGCTACTGCTTCGTCATCAAACCATGGAACTGGAATCTCTTCGGCGTCAACTCCGCCATGTCCGCCACCGGTTTCTACCAGCTGTTCAGGAAGGCCAAACACGACTACCAAGCCTCCGCCTCTGCCGCAGGAAGCATCGCCGGCGTAGATCGGTGAATGATCATATTAATTACCTCTTGTTTGCTTCCTCCTTTAGTTGTCGTGCAAAATTGAAGTTTcgtaaaaaaatatcataatatgaaGGATAAAATTGTCCCAATCATGGAAATTAAATCAACTGCATCATTTTATGTATATAAGTATGAATATTGTATAAATCACTCTGAGTTTTTATTGTCtggtaaataaattttatataaattgaaATTGGCAAAATTTATGTTAATATTTTCAAGTAAATAAGTAGTAGAAAGTGAAGTCAATAATTTATTTACCAAAGATAGAATCAGAAATTGGGCTGCCAACGATTTCTATACTATTAATTTATGGATAAATCTAAATCTTTCTATAATTTTGAAGGGATCAAATAGGAATCTTCAACATTGTACAGCAGAATCTTTGACACCAACTACTGCTTGTTGGGTCATTTAATATCATACCTAAATGATATTTATCACTAATGTCCTCACCTACCACCCCCACCCCCCACCCCCCACCCAACCTTCTTGAAAATGATACAAATCTATACACTTAATTAGGTATACAATATTACATTTCATTCGATTTGTGGAGACAATTTGCCACGACAAAACAACCATATATACGGTATAAAAAATCCGCCAATATATTTTACATCTCCAAGAAAAAATTACTTCTTGCTGTCATGACAAAACCATTAATAAAAGGTTTCTACCAAATACCGATTACTTATAACACATCTGATATCATTAAAATCTCGATTTCAAGATGAAATATCGAGTACGAGACTTAATTATAAAAGTCTCCTTACTCAAATTGTCCAGATGTTCTAAACTCTCAAACTACATATGTTTTCCTAAAATGCCCAACATGTATGTCAGTTGCAAAATCAACTGCTGAAAAGCAAGACATATTAATataaatacctttaaaacatataTAGAATATATATCCCtatataatttgattaaattGAAAAGGATTTTGAATTATTGTCGGGATTGGATTCAATTTGAGGATGGTGATTTATTATTTGGGTTTTAGTTTGACATTTTGTTTGGGCTTAGATAGATTTATATACGGGCTTCCCTTGAAATAAATGAACTTACgtgcaaacatttttactggaCTTCAGATTAGAATAACAAATTTGACAAATAACACAGTCATCCAATTAGTAATAAATATTTGTAATTCTTATGTTGAAATgtgctatttttaaaattaaaaaaaatgatgtaATTTTTGTTTTGTGAAATGGGTTAATATTGTCATTTGAAGATTGATTTATTTTAGTGAGTTAAGAGTAATATTTCCATTTAGAACATAATCAGAccaattttaattaatattagagaGATTCTTTGTATAATAATAAAGATATATTTACTATTTGGATGAATAGGAAAATAAAACCAtcaaaatttatgaatttaaaattaTCCATAGAAATAATTAGGTTCTTTCCATCTAAAACGATATCTGAGAGTATAAGCAGCATGCTCCTAAACTGGATATCACTGCACAagggaaaaaaaacaaatttaataATGATAATTAATATTTCATGTATCTGTCCTTTTATTTCTCATATGTTTTTATATTACATTTTTGTAGGAATAATAAGTGCacgaaataataatataaaccAAAGTTTGTAGTACTGTGAACAAAACAGAATACATTAAACAAAATAGatcaaataaaaatgtattcGAGAAAGTGCGGAAAAGAGCCATTTGGTCAGACTGAAATCAGATGTAGGTCTTTATTTTGGCCGAACAACCTAAAATTCTTTGTGTTCCTTTGTTCTTTTGTTCATCCTGCACTTATACTTGTGTTCTTGAATATGTAGATGTGCAAATTAACCGTTGCTATATTATTTCTTGATCATAATACTGAATTCAAGAGATTGGaatcaataaataaaaagagACCGGCTCAACCCATAAAAGAAAAAGCATAGAAAATTCTAGTTCGAGTatatttaaaatcttaattcATCACTGAAGTCCGATTCTCGGTACGTATAATGTGAATATAAAACCGAAGCATGTACAAAGACAATTTCCTCATAACATGTCCCCTCGATGAGGTTCTTTTAAGCATGCAAGAATAATTATCACAGTACGTCTGATTCGTGTAAGATTTCATATCTTTTGTATTCATTTCCATTTATTGTATCTATCATCATCTTCATACTAGTCGGAAAACTGGATATTTGTACCATATCCAAATATCATATTACAACCTacaattatatttttcaaattttaattatttcgaTGAAGCTATGCATATTTACCAAATTATgaatagaaaatattaaagataaaaaatatcatcaaaCTAAACATCCTagaagaaataaaaaatatattataaataattcatCTCAATACTATTATCTTACAAAAATAACGTTAGatgtataataataatttttttcatgtcaTTAAACTATCATCATTCatcaaaaatttatatatatatgtatgtattgttttacaaaaataacattaactatatatattgttttaatCATTTGTCATGATTGATATATAATTTATGTCAATTGTTTTTTGAAACATAGATGAATATAAAGTTGTCTATGTACatttattgtattttatttatgtATAGTGTTTAGTAcgtttaatttataataattcGTTAAAATGAGACTTGTTTCAGTAAAATATAACACGATTTTGAGCGCCAGATATAACAAATGATTTTGTCCATTCTCGATTACCCGATTATTTAATCGAGTCCAAGAAATCTCTCTATACCTTCCTGTATTCAGGTCAAGTGTCGAATTTTCAAACAGGTTAAAAGTGGAAATCATCTTCCTATGATACAAAACTGGAGTTTATTAATTCAATCAAAGACTATATTATGCATGTGTAAAGACACAAATAAACGTGTATTATTAAATAAGATTTGATGAAATGCCACATTTTGGTTTCCATCGCTTAACATTCGATTTGTGCAACTCGAATCCAATGGTTGGCTATTGGGCCTACACATTTTTTGTTTGCTGTTTAATGGAATGTTCTTTAAATTGATAAAATGCACAAACATTCATATAATTTGAATGATGAATCAATCACTTCGTTTCGATAATATAGATAACATGTATATAAACTAATTTCAAAAGATCATAACCTAAAAATTATTACAATTAATTTGACACTTCAAGCtacttaaaaatatatatttattcacCATTATCGAACTTTCATCAAATCTATCTATACAAAAATGAAGATATAATATCCAAATATAACCCCGTGTTATATTATCGGAATATTAACCAAAAATATTTGTAACATTATATGTCTTATATCCTTGAATAATGACTATAataatttgttgatttaatcatttcttctattttttttttattttttgaccaATAATGTCACAAGtgaaaattgtaattttggTCATTTATGTAtctattttcattattttcactttttttttttgaaaattaaacatTCGTAAGATCAAGTCGATACATCCCGAGTTACAATACAAGAAAGCCAAGATGAAATATTTTCATCTAGCCAAAGTAAATTAGAAGAGCTATTGAAAGCTCTATGAGAAAGAAATTGTGCCACGATATTGGCCAAACGATGCATATATGCTTGATCGACACAAAATAATTCACTATAAACATATAATTAACTTTAAGAGCCAATGCACCACAAGGACCAGTGTCCAAATCTGGGTTGAGAACTACACGAACGTTCTCCTTGGAATCATAATAAATACAAACAGAAAAAACGCCTACCCGTAGACAAAGGTCTATACCACAACGAATAGCCAGGATTTCAGCTGCAAGAACACTACTAGAATTACAGATGATAAGAAAGTGTGCACCTCTAGTTACTCCCCGTGAATCTCTAATTATCGCTCTCACactaaatttattatgtttggtatggaACCCCGCATCAACGTCTAGCCGAAATACGGTGTTAATAAGAAGACACTGATATGAGATTCACATGTTCAGTTTTTGATGAAAAAACTAataatgtaaaaataaaaaaaatacgtGACTAATAtctttaataatataaatataaaatacaaaaatatgtGACCAAGAGAATATTAAACTTTTAATGTTATTATAAAATATAGGATGACTTGTAATCGTATCTTATAACTATGCAACACAATTAGACCTAAAAGATAAAACGGGAATACAATCATtcactttgtttttttttctaaaaaaaattaatggggATTTCCATCGACCATTTTAAGCTTAATTTCGAAATTTCCCTATATATATAA
Protein-coding sequences here:
- the LOC142516804 gene encoding mitochondrial pyruvate carrier 4-like, with the protein product MVNPKLRALWNHPAGPKTIHFWAPTFKWGLSIANVSDFSKPPEMLSYPQQAAIAISGIIWSRYCFVIKPWNWNLFGVNSAMSATGFYQLFRKAKHDYQASASAAGSIAGVDR